From the genome of Candidatus Defluviilinea proxima:
GTCATCATGCCCACGTTCACCTACAAAACAATGATCACGCCAGAAGTGGGACCGCCTAACAACGGCATCACCTATGGGAGCGGCAGAAACGAAAACAAAATGGCTGAACCCTTCAACCATGCCATGCCGCCCGATAAAATGATGGGCTTGTTGCCGTTGGCTTTGATCCGTGAAAGGAGCGCCATGCGAACGTCGCATCCGATCCTTTCCTTCGGCGGCGTACAAGCCGATGACATTTTGTCTTCGCAAACCTTGTTCGACCCGTTGGCTCCCATCAAAGCACTGACGGAAAAAGACGGGCAAGTCGTCCTCATCAACGTGGACCATTCTGTAAACACCAGCATTCACTACGCAGAAAAACTCGCTGGGCGCAGACAATTCGTCCGCTGGGCGCTGACGCCCGGACGCATCGTCGAATGCCCGGGCTTTCCCGGTGACTCATCAGGCTTCAACGCTATCGAAGAACACATCCAAGCCGACGTTATCCGCGTGGATATGGAAGGCGGCGCGTTCGTTCAGTCCATCTCGTTGAAGAGACTGATCGATGTGACTGTGGAGTTGCTAAAAAAGAGTCCGCTGGCATTGCTCTGCCAACGGACGGATTGTGAACGATGTAATGCGGTGAGGAATATGTAGAGCGGCAGAATTCCGCTTTTATCCGCTACACGCCTTATTGGGTGCCAACTATTGATAACTAAACCTGTCTTAACCTGATCTTACCTACACTAACCAAGAAATTAAATTCGCCCTGGAATTTGACAAAGCTTAATCCGGTCGGTGTTGTGAGACATAGATATACCAACAAATCCCGTACTTATCTACAATATCAGCAGAACATGGGCTCCACGGAAGCGAACCTAATTCTCTCAGAATGTGCCCACCCTCGATCAGGGTTTGATAAGCATGTTTGAGTTCATCATCGTTATCAAGATTTAGGCCATAGCTCATGGTGGGTTGCTTCGACGTTAACATAGATCGAACAATTTCTTCTTCATTGTTCTCGCTAACGGCAAAGATCGTTTCTTCTCCTTTGAGGAGTTCCGCGTGGAGGAATGAACCATCGCTATTTTTTGCGTTGTATCCCAATGTCATTCCGAAGGCTTCGCTGTAGAATTCTACTGCTTCAACACTGTTCTTAACATACAAAGTTGCACCCAAATTCATTTTGTTGTCCTTACAAGCTAGATATGGTTTTATTGATCAATAAGCGCCCAACGGCTTGCGTATGCGGAGCGTGGCGCTGGGACAGGCGTGGACTCTGCCTAGGAGCAGAAAAAACTCGAAGCCACGCATCGCGAAATGCTCGAAAATACCGAGCCGTTGCACGCTTTGTTGGGCGGTGGTTAAGTGGATTTTACTCTTGTGGGCAAAGAGGCATTTCCGCCCATTCCGAAGATCTTTTTGTAAGATACCATTCATGTTCATCCAAATGATAGACATGGTACGACTGCAACCACACTTCTGGCAGGTTCATTTCTTGAATATAAAATTCTGCTATTTTGGGTGAGCATTTCATATAAGTATAGCCGCCATATTCCCGTGGATATAATACTGCGGCAAGTTTAAAACAAGTTTTTATGGTGGAGTTATCAATATATAGGGGAACTAATTCTGATAAATTCTCAGGAAAATTATTCTTGTCATTGTAGTAATTACTTATCGCAACCGCAATGGCGTTTCCAGTTTCTTCGTGTAAGATTTCGCACTTGTTTATTAAGACGTTTGAACTTTTGATTCCAAAAACGCTTGAAATTAAAGCGAAAACGCAACTAATAATGTAAAAGACCATAACGCTTCGTCTATGATGCCAACTGCGGACAATATACACAGTTGCGATAATTCCAGCAATGATTGATCCCATCATTGTTGAAGCGCTTATCATAAATCTTACAAATCCGCTGGGTTCATAAACTATAACAATAGAGAAAACTGCTGTGAATATGATTGCCATTCCAAAAGGAATAAAAACCCAAAGAAGAGGTGCTTTA
Proteins encoded in this window:
- a CDS encoding VOC family protein, which encodes MNLGATLYVKNSVEAVEFYSEAFGMTLGYNAKNSDGSFLHAELLKGEETIFAVSENNEEEIVRSMLTSKQPTMSYGLNLDNDDELKHAYQTLIEGGHILRELGSLPWSPCSADIVDKYGICWYIYVSQHRPD
- a CDS encoding AAC(3) family N-acetyltransferase; its protein translation is MEREIMPGFAELKRAFDELGLEGKPVIAHASLKKFGNNIQGGPKTVIQALLASSSGVIMPTFTYKTMITPEVGPPNNGITYGSGRNENKMAEPFNHAMPPDKMMGLLPLALIRERSAMRTSHPILSFGGVQADDILSSQTLFDPLAPIKALTEKDGQVVLINVDHSVNTSIHYAEKLAGRRQFVRWALTPGRIVECPGFPGDSSGFNAIEEHIQADVIRVDMEGGAFVQSISLKRLIDVTVELLKKSPLALLCQRTDCERCNAVRNM